The stretch of DNA GGAAGTATAGAATTGGTCTGAAAGACAGAGGCCAGTCAAATGTTTCTGAAGAGTTGAAAAGAATCATTCAAAATATTCTAGCTGGACCCCATGATTCCTTTCAGCTTGAGTCCATGGCTACGGTCTCTGGAATCAGGCTGGATGAAGAAGACGAAGCCTGCCAAAagggaaaagctgctgcagagaaggtgATGGATTTAATCAAGGGACGTGATGTTTCTGCGATTAAAGAGAAATTCCTCACTTGTCAAGGTGAAATGTGGCAGAAGTGGTGTgacacaaacaagaaacagtATCGCCTCAAAGACCTAGCTGAGATGGATATAAAagccaaaagcagcagaaactgaaagaaattagaaaaaaacaaTGTAGGGATTTTTGTGGTGAacttgtaaatgtatttgttgaaGGCATCTCATCTCTGACGCCCAGTGAGAAAGAGTATTTCCTGAAATGGACCCAGCTCTTAATAGACGACCTCACCACAGAGAATGTCTCTTCAATTCTCCAAAACTATGATGGCACATGGTCAGAGGTGTTGATGTTGAAAGAGAAAACTGAGCAGTCCGATCAGCTCAGAGCAAAGCAACAGGAGCTTGAACAAATATCAGAGAAACTACATAAAGCAACGTTCGGCTTGGAGCACATCTATAGAGAAATGGGTCAGATCTATGAAGCCCATgcatctctgcagaaacaaccactgacaggacaaacagactggtcCCAGTACCCTGaactggctgcagagctgatgaTATCAGGGCACCCAATCGAGCTGATGGATGGTGATGCAGGTCATGTGCCTATAACATGGATCCCAAGACTTTTAGAAGAAGTCATCCAAAAACTGGGTGACAAGAGAGAGTTTTGTTTTGTCCGTTTTAGGCATCCAGAGCAGTGGAAAATCAACAATGCTGAATGCCATGTTTGGATTACAGTTTGCAGTGAGTGCTGGCAGATGcacaaaaggtgcatttatgCAGCTGCTCAAAGTGTCAGACGAGATGAGGGACCTCCTGAAGTTTGATTATGTTCTGGTGGTGGACACTGAAGGACTTCGTGCTCTTGAGCTAGCAGGTCATAGTACTCTTCATCGTGACAATGAACTGGCCACATTTGTCGTAGGTCTGGGAAACATGACACTGATCAACGTCTTTGGAGAGAACCCCTCTGAGATGCAAGATGTTTTGCAAATTGTCGTCCAGGCTTTCATGAGGATGAAGGTCGTTAAACTTTCtcccagctgtgtgtttgttcaccagAATGTTGCAGAtgtagcagctgcagaaaagaacaTGGAGGGAAGGCGACGTCTGCAAGAAAAACTGGACAAGATGGTTCAACTagctgcagaagaggaggttTATGATGCTCAAAGCTTCAGTagagtcatttcatttaatgtgcagGAAGATGTCAAATACTTTGCCCAGTTGTGGGAGGGAAGCCCACCCATGGCTCCTCCCAATCCAGGTTACAGTGAAAGCATCAAAGATCTGAAGAACTTTATCATCTCTAGAGCTTCACAGTCCACTGGGATTACTTTATCACAGTTCAAAAGCAAAGTTCAGGACCTGTGGAATGCTCTGTTGAATGAAAactttgttttcagcttcaaGAACACTTATGAAATATCAGTGTACAGAAGAACTTGAGGTAGCGTATGggaactggacctggaccctgaGAAACAAGATGTTGGCTGTTGAAAACCAGCTTTACGTCAAAATTGAAAATGGAACAGTTGACAAAATCAGTCACCCTGATCTTCATAACCAACTCAACGAAGCATgtgaaaaaataacaaaaagtcTGACAGATTATTTTGACAAGGATGGAGACAGTGAAGTACTGGCTCAGTGGCGAAGCCGGTTTGAGACCAAAATCAAAGAGTTTCTTGATGGAATGGTGGAGCAAGttgcaaaaaaattaaatgctgTTATCCAACAGAAAGAAGCTTGTAAAAAACTGGATGAAAGGAAGACAGAGCTTGAGAAAAACCTGCTACAGAAGAGCAAAGAGCTCGCTCTGACGTTAAAGGACAAAGATAAAAAGGAACTTCAGAAACACTTTAACTCTCTTTGGGCTGAATGGTTTTCAGAACTAACAGCACACACAAAACCGATTGCCAATATCAACATAGCAGAAGATGTAACAGTCGTTCTGACGGAGCTCGGTTTTGAATGGAAAATGATTAATCAAACAAAGACCAGCGGCAGTTACAAAAAAATCCCAGAGGCTGGAAATTACAGCTGTTATGTGACTAGAAAGCACAATAATCAAAACGAAGGCCAATTAAATGAATTGTACAGAAAGGTTATAAACGGGCTAAACAATTTTTCATGAGAGGAGGTCTTTCTAATGAGGAACAGAAACTGATCAGAGACTTGATCAGTGCCGTTGAAGAAGAGGCTCTCACAACAATAAAAGCCAAACCAGTGGCAATAACAGGCTATAATATTACATACTTGCATGAAGTaggcaaaaatgtaataaaagcagtggAAGCCTTTGACTCTGGGAAGAAATTCACTCTGAACAAAGAGTTTAGTATTAAGCTGGTTTTGTATGTATGTGACAGATTAAAGAGCTGGCTCGAAGACTCCCAcacaaaattcaaacacaacaaCGATGTATACATTTATGCTAAAAGCAAGAAACCACAATTCTCTAAAGCTTTCAAAGCCTTCTGCAAAGACAGCTCATCATCTGTGGTCTTTGGAGGATTGATCTGTGACCAACTGAAGGATTCCACCATCGAGGCCTCCTGTATCGACTCAGCCACAAATCTAGCTGATGAGATGAGATGTAACCATCCAGTGTTCAATGGGAACAGGACGaacctggagaagcacatgaTGAAAATGTTGGCTGAGAATGAAGACTTTGATGGTTTCATGACCTACATCCGTACACCGAAGAAATATATGGAGACATTCATTGGAAAAGAAGTAAGAAATACATCAAAGACAATAGAGATAAGGTACAAAATATTCTCAAGAGgaatgttgaaaacatcacagaGCTTCTGATAAAAGCTTTGCACGATGcaacaaaagcagtaaaaacacagagaggaaacattGAGATGTGGGTGAAAGAATTTTCCAGGCTGACTCAGCATAAGGTTAAATTGAGAATTAGTTGTGAAGGTTTCAGTGACATAGACAATTTTGACTTTCTTGAAGAGCAGATAGAAACAGGTCTCACATCCAACAAGGAGATGATGGGAGATCTCTCACCTGATGAGATCAAGAAatacaggctgcagcctgatcaGATCCTGATTGACCAGCTGTGTAACTGCTGCTGGGTCACTTGTCCATTCTGTTCAGCTGTTTGCACCAACACGGTAAAGGACCACAGTCCTGACAAACACAGCGCCCCTTTTCACAGACCCATTGGGGTCAACGGTTCCGTTTTATGGCACAAAAATGTTTGTCGTTGAGTCCTGCACAACTTTGGTTGTGAGTGACGATGCCTTCTACCCTCATCGTGATTCAGATGTGACCATACCTTACAAACAATATaaaaaagctggagagagataTGCCTCATGGGAGATTACTTCTGATGGATCATTGCTGCCTTTTTGGAAATGGTTCACCTATCGATTTCAAAAGGAGCTTGAGCAGCACTACGACTTACGTTTACTGGGAAAGAAGAAATCCCCAATAACTGGGGAGAAATTAAGAAAGAAGATGCCATCAAAAGTCTGGATGAACTGTAGCCTCAAACACAAGCCTATGGTGGAGAACTGGAGGGTTGGTTGAAATCTTggagcaacagcaacactgagcaTGAAGCTATTCTCCAGTCTTTTGATGCAGAGTGGAAGggaagagaaaactgctgacaaaATACTTTTGTTTCCCTTTACAGCAGTATACATTCTTCATATAAAGCCTGCTTTAGAAGTGTTGCTATGACAATGTCTTGAAAAAATTCTATGTAAATTCTATAAAAATTGGATGTAAATTTAgtgacaggatgtgacaaaaTGATTTGAAAATGTTGAGTTTCAAAATTCATGTATGATGTTTTGCTTTGAATGAAAAGGCAaaatgttttggcttcattaaaGAAAGATAAGAGATTCCTCTCTTTTGATTTGCTGGATTTTAAATCTAGTTTGCAATTGCGCTTAAATTAAATCATCACCTTTGTGTTAGTTTATGTTCTCATCTTTCATCAAATTGGGAAGGATCTtagaaatctgttttttctagttttacacttgtttttgtgttcagtTGTATTCAGAACTATAAAGTCACTTGCTGTCATCAGTAAATGTTAATCATCATGTTAATAATTCCAACATGTtggcttcacctgcaggtgaggatCAAAGTGGGcaggatcaatcaatcaatcaatctttatttataagcgtcttatacaatcaaaattgttcaaggcgctttccagaacccagggcctgaccccagacaagcaacagtggcaaggaaaaactcccctttaacaggaagaaaccttgagcaggaccaggctcatgtagggggatccTCCttctgatggccggctgggtaaagagagagagaacagagggaggacagttagaggataggataggtagggaggtgaggggtagaggagaggagaagtagagtgaagggaggtagaggagggagaggaggaggagggaggggaagaggagaggaaagaagggagagggagggagaggagaggagaggagaggagaggagaggagaggagaggagaggcacagagcacagaacacacacacaaaaggatgAAATATTAtcctcattattatcatcaacaGTTTAAAGGCTGTAAAATTAGGAACAtttcaataataaatatattacagaataattaaagtgttgattgatttctttttacacacattttctgttgatatAAGAGCTGTCAGATTAATCAGGAATTGcccttttttttacatttcttcccTATTTTATTGGAttggggatggatggaaatgaaagtgaacaGTTCAGCACTGATGTCCTTCAGCAAGGCCTCTACACCACCAGCCTCCTGCAAACATCAAGCATCGAGCATGGCTGGACACAGATTTGAACGGACCCACAAGATGCTACCAACGTCCTTTTTGACTCTTAGTTCTGATTGAAGGGGTTTAGCTAAGGTCTCAGCTTTTGATAAACTGATgagttaaatgtatttttagtcAGCTCAAATTTCAACCTGCTCGGGATCCACTGGTAaaaaatacacatacacatttgtGTATGAGCAAATATTCAGTGATCAAAAGCAGAACACAACTCGGTTCAAATTTGACAGACCCTGTAAAATCGAACCTACAATGTcatcaaaacattttttcttgtcATATTTAGCTCCTTTTTGATCAACtacttgttttaaaaaaggaaacacacaacGATCTGAAATTTAAATGGTTTATGTTTCTCTGTCCTTGTGAATATTTTATGGAACTGTAACCATCTAAATCCTGTTAGTGATTATTGCCCTCCAGTGGAAGAGTCTGACCATGTAAGTATCTCTTAGCAGATCTTAAAAGATGTGAGTTTGATGACATCAACACTCTCCTGGTTTGGAAACTTGAATTCATGGTCATCGGGAATTTCCACTTCAAACACATCTCCAGCCAGCTTCAACAcaatctgaagaagaagaaaacagaataaattagaaTGAAATGAGGTTCTGCTCCAGGCTGGTTATCACTATGTGATTGAGGGAATAggtctgcatttctttctatAAACTGTGGCAGCTTTTAGGACAAAACATGACAACAATTCTCAACAAATCTCTCTTACCTTGACTTCCTTGCCTCTGTGTAAGGGGTTGGGTATTTCCCTTCTCTCTTCACCCCAACACCCAGCTGTCTTTGAGTTAAAAACCAGAACAGATCCATcagcgttgtcatggaaacgagGGTTAAAATGGAGTGCCAGGTCATTTGCATCATTGCCAAGGTCAATATGGAACCTGGTTTGATCCCAAATTAGATCATTAAAGTGTTGGAAATATATCTATGAAAGTATActaggtttgtttgttttacctgTCTGCATCATGCAAAACAAACCCCCTAATCTTCAGCTGATCTCCAGTTCTCAGAATCACATCCTTTAATTCAAGTTGCTGTAGACATAGATATTAACGTTTGTTTTACCAACATTGTTTTATAAGCTCAAACGAAGTCATAAAAAGTCAAGCATCAAACAGACGTGAGAAAAATACATCTAtaagcaattttaaaaaaaactgtataattattatatatttttaaaaaaatactgtacCATGCTCATTTTGGGTGTGGTTCAGACCTCTGGAGATATGGAAGCAGTTGATGGCAGCAGCAATACATCCTAGAAAGCAATATTGTACTTTTGAGACTGATGTTTTTCTCACTATATAGGGGGAGAAAcaacagctcctctgaagagaTTCTATGCATCTTTCTTTCCTTATGACAGTTAATTGGATCATTTATTTCAGAACAACATAATCTATATAATCATTGTTATTTTCCTGCCAATCAGTTGATCTGATAATGATTAACACATAAAACGCTGTAAAAAAAAGTCGCCTGTTTACCCGTGGATGCTATTTTATTGCAAaaactttattacatttgcatTGAGTTGTTTTAACTgccataaatatcatttatgttgtcatttttgtctgtagaatatttatttacattgtttatttttatgaatatttaattcctttatttaacacatcatacaggcggaagtggtttctgttctttgtttagtgACGGACCTTTAATGTGGTACTCCACTCCACGAacttttatttgaggtaatactgcaagaagaggaagttgcagaagacattctttttaagacgtttttctttgctcatggtaaactcattccctcaggggtgcagccagcgaggtaatctgtttttcttatgttgcgtttgtacgtgttgtatatgtgaaacctgtttaattgtgtgttgtgaAACAGTTCGACGGTGGTGATGGCGTTTACGGCGATGTCGtgccaataaatcatctgtgtcAAAAGAACTGTGGTCCGTGCTTCTCTGACGGGAGTGATAGTTGTTCTTTATCTTTGATTAATGTCCAATGTCTCCCCTCTCGTGGTCAATACGGTAAACTGTTCCTCAACTCCAAGGCCACGCCCTTTACTTCTGGTATTAAAACGTAACAAAACAGTCGAATCGGTTGAAGAGGACACAATTTTTGAACATTCATTATAAACATTATTTCGTAACATTAACGTTTTTCCTGCTTGTAACCACCTAGaggaaatatatatgtatatggaACTACATCAAAATTtgacaaaataatgaaagaaaatattttttaagtCTGCTAGAATACTTACAAATTTATTACTGAACTGTTACAAACCAAACGTGGttctttcaaaaataaaaaccttcatGAGTTTGTCAATACTTGCTGTAGTTTCTTACAGAAAACTCGGCTGTGTTTCAGGAAGTGACGTAGGAGAATATTAGGAACTGTCAGTGGATAAAGAAAGTAAATATAATTCCTACTAGAGCAGACATAtcataaattacattttgctTCGACCGATTCAGGGGTGTTAATCGCGGGCAAATAACCAATTTAAGGTAAACAGTTAATATTTTTGTATTAGTGCATGCTTGGAATTTGACTTCGCACTTGCTAGCAGCTAGTCAAACAGTTTATTCTATCGTTGATTGTAAAagaaatatacataaatagtaattATATtctacagttgtgtttgtgacggtgaggccatgttagt from Takifugu flavidus isolate HTHZ2018 chromosome 18, ASM371156v2, whole genome shotgun sequence encodes:
- the LOC130514500 gene encoding galectin-1-like codes for the protein MSMQLELKDVILRTGDQLKIRGFVLHDADRFHIDLGNDANDLALHFNPRFHDNADGSVLVFNSKTAGCWGEERREIPNPLHRGKEVKIVLKLAGDVFEVEIPDDHEFKFPNQESVDVIKLTSFKIC